In one Diabrotica virgifera virgifera chromosome 5, PGI_DIABVI_V3a genomic region, the following are encoded:
- the LOC114326219 gene encoding toll-like receptor 3 codes for MVSCFECIISERVSNTKNMLLIVLLLTLYPNEGIGGSCWFKAHTFYCSRINQDQFLYELFRQEEYLSSNYINTIIIEDSDFQAITDFPNLSDLLPNITITDLAIRRSVVNYISESTFTVFDQLVNLDLSENYIDNVAFCAGLSVSVKTANLSHNRISSIDISQRKVVLDYLDLSYNNLTKYTESSIDRDFMGKSLDLSYNTYLTDVYVLEKSELYILGCNVQNFVNHLTVKKMFTNFLPYHCKLNVVDFFTISNTNLNVITQNVAPNIFCESGSTLIDFSNTNLTAIPKNFFDFDSDCFELNLSYNDLSNLEDHILGSTTLKKINLSFSRISNISSKFFKANNRIGEINLTANYLDKSVCDGSENLNDLYSLDMSLNSLTELTSNSFKSCVYLKYINMSRCFIDHVASDSFKSLRNVESINLSNNKILIIESDTFYNLQNLMALDLSENYLEAIRENAFSKLDSLEKILFSKSDKTKRVGLTIHTGAFQDLRKLNELQLAELGIQQMMPGAFKNLLNLNIIDLRKNYLSFLGTDVFFNIKAHALYSGYVSMPVHFDSTVNITNLFLETYQSILHERSVVSLNLKHLHILNSNIYLISSSFLLGSYKLEYLDFENTTVQIANSEVFTGLFNLLELDATIFFRDIDVLKVYTFKDLNSLKSLYLSNGKLTTIEKDAFFGLKNLENLYLNNNKIEYLDASLFRNLKLSLLDLSNNAFETIDILSFPSNLPYLKNLDLSHCQLKNLSASNKTQHENLERLILSNNMLTEISNLIIDSFPNLRILHINQNMISRIPYIEDGRNITEIRADGNHLTYLSNIDAKKNLQFLNISDNPNLGVNVQVTYLREVPFLETYLMENTGIVLRYNEIAYYFPSLKQVGLNYNNYQCNELQRIVQKMDERNISYIPDSPRYDIDNINGITCVNKISSS; via the coding sequence atatgTTGCTGATTGTATTGCTATTGACGTTATATCCAAACGAAGGAATTGGTGGATCCTGTTGGTTCAAGGCCCATACCTTTTACTGCAGCAGAATAAATCAAGACCAGTTTTTGTACGAATTATTTAGACAAGAAGAGTATTTATCAAGTAATTATATAAACACGATCATAATTGAGGACTCCGACTTTCAGGCTATTACTGACTTCCCTAATTTAAGTGATTTATTAccaaatataacaataacagatttggCTATTCGCCGATCAGTTGTAAACTATATATCTGAAAGCACCTTCACCGTATTTGATCAGTTGGTAAATCTGGATTTAAGTGAAAATTATATAGATAATGTTGCGTTTTGTGCAGGTTTGTCAGTTTCCGTTAAAACGGCAAATCTAAGTCATAACCGTATTTCTAGTATAGATATAAGCCAAAGAAAAGTAGTTTTAGATTACCTAGATTTAAGTTATAACAATCTTACCAAATACACCGAGTCTTCTATTGATCGGGATTTCATGGGGAAATCTCTTGACCTAAGTTACAACACATACTTAACTGATGTTTACGTTTTGGAAAAAAGTGAACTGTACATTTTGGGATGTAACGTACAAAATTTTGTTAATCAtttaacagtaaaaaaaatgtttactaaCTTTTTGCCTTACCATTGCAAACTTAATGTTGTTGACTTTTTTACAATTTCTAATACAAATTTAAACGTAATAACTCAAAATGTAGCACCTAACATTTTCTGTGAAAGTGGTTCTACTCTAATAGATTTTTCTAATACCAATCTTACTGCaataccaaaaaatttttttgattttgacTCAGACTGTTTTGAACTAAATCTTagttacaatgacctgtcaaatTTAGAGGACCATATATTAGGGTCAACaacattgaaaaaaataaatctttcattttCCAGAATAAGTAATATCTCATccaaattttttaaagcaaataATCGTATAGGTGAAATAAATTTAACAGCAAATTATTTAGATAAAAGTGTTTGTGATGGTAGCGAAAATTTGAATGACCTATATTCTCTTGACATGTCATTGAATAGTCTAACAGAACTTACTTCAAATAGCTTTAAATCTTgtgtttatttaaaatacataaatatgTCACGGTGTTTTATAGACCATGTTGCATCTGATAGTTTTAAATCGTTACGGAATGTAGAGTCAATCAATTTAAGCAATAATAAAATACTCATCATAGAATCAGATACTTTCTACAACCTGCAAAATTTAATGGCCTTAGATCTTTCCGAAAACTATTTGGAAGCTATAAGAgaaaacgccttctcaaaattaGACTCCCTGGAGAAAATACTATTTTCTAAAAGTGACAAGACTAAACGTGTTGGGTTAACTATTCATACTGGTGCTTTCCAAGATCTAAGGAAACTTAATGAACTGCAACTTGCAGAATTGGGAATTCAGCAAATGATGCCCGGTGCATTTAAAAATCTATTAAACTTAAATATCATTGACTTAAGGAAAAATTATTTATCTTTCCTAGGTACTGatgtatttttcaatattaagGCTCATGCATTATATTCTGGTTATGTGTCCATGCCAGTGCATTTTGATTCAACTGTCAACATTACTAATTTGTTTCTAGagacataccaatcaatattacaTGAACGGTCTGTGGTAAGCCTTAACTTGAAGCATTTACATATCTTGAATTCCAATATTTATCTTATATCGTCAAGTTTTCTGTTAGGCTCATATAAATTAGAATATCTGGACTTCGAAAATACAACTGTACAAATTGCAAACTCCGAAGTTTTTACTGGTTTATTTAATTTGTTGGAATTGGATGCAACAATTTTCTTCAGAGATATAGACGTTCTCAAAGTCTATACGTTTAAAGATTTAAATAGTCTAAAATCTCTGTATTTGTCAAATGGCAAATTGACGACAATCGAAAAGGATGCATTTTTTGGGCtcaaaaacttagaaaatttatatttgaataaCAATAAGATTGAATATTTGGATGCATCACTTTTCAGAAATCTTAAACTATCTCTATTGGATTTATCAAACAATGCTTTTGAAACTATAGATATATTGTCTTTTCCTAGTAATTTACCTTACttaaaaaatttggatttaagtcATTGTCAACTGAAAAATTTGAGTGCATCAAATAAAACACAACACGAAAACTTGGAGAGGTTGATTTTATCAAATAATATGTTAACTGAAATATCTAATTTGATTATTGACTCATTTCCAAACTTACGGATTCTACATATTAACCAAAATATGATTTCAAGAATTCCCTATATAGAGGATGGCAGAAATATAACGGAAATACGAGCAGATGGCAATCACTTAACATATTTAAGCAATATTGATGCtaaaaaaaacttacaatttttaaACATCTCTGATAACCCAAATTTGGGAGTAAACGTGCAAGTAACTTACTTAAGAGAAGTTCCATTTTTGGAGACATATTTAATGGAAAATACTGGCATAGTGCTTAGATATAACGAAATAGCTTATTACTTTCCAAGCTTAAAACAGGTAGGGCTTAACTATAACAATTACCAGTGCAATGAGTTACAAAGGATTGTACAAAAAATGGACGAAAGAAACATTAGTTATATACCAGATAGTCCCAGGTATGACATTGATAATATCAATGGTATAACCTGTGTAAATAAAATATCATCGTCGTAA